Below is a window of Spelaeicoccus albus DNA.
ATCCGTCGAACAGGTGCGGGCCGAATAATCCGCTACCGGCGGCGATCTCGGTGACGGACCCGTCGGCCGCCGTCGAATCGATCGAACCGGTGCCGCCGCCATTGACGAACTCCAGGTCGGCGACGCCGCGGACGGCGGCGACGGCCTCGGCGCGGCGGCCGTGAAGTTCGGCCACCGATCGGCGTTGGATGCGACGGATCGCTGCGCCGCGCACCGGCTTACCGGGGGGCGCATCGGCCAGGCCGGCAACTTGAGCTTCGTACGCCATCATTCCGACGAGCTCGAACCCCCGGCGTGCGGCAATGAGTTCGGCGAGAGCACGCGCTTCGGCAGGGGAGTGCACGGGCGAACGACGGACACCGATGTGGGCGCGTACAGGGCCCGGCAGCTTCGGCCGCCACGACGCGTCGAGTTCGAGACAGACTCGGACGGGAAACCGGTCCGGCGGACTGAGCACGGCGTCGACGGCGTCCAAATGGTCGACCGAATCAACCATCAGCGTGACTCGGCCCGCCAGCGATTCGTCGGTGGCCAGCCTGCGGATCGCCTCGCGGTGCGTCGTCGGATAGCCGACGACCACGTCGTCCACCGTTTCGGCCAGCCACAACGCTTCCGGCAACGTGTATGCCAGAACGCCGTGATATCCGTCGTGCTTCATCAGCTCCTCGACGACGCCGCGCACACGGACTGACTTGCTTGCCACTCGGATCGGTTTGCCGCCGGCGCGCCGGAGCATATCGGCGGCGTTCCAGGCCAGGGCCTCTTGGCAGAGCACCGCCAGAGGCGGGTCGAGATGAAGGGTGGCGGCCGTCAGGGCCGGCCAGTACGCTTCGGGGCGGGTCCATGGCCGGTCGGCCGGCACGGAACGGAGATCGGGAAGTTTCATGGGGCTGCCTTCACTTGTGTGCTCGTATCTGGTTTGCTCTCATCGGACCGCCTTGACGGGCACTACCGCCAACGCTCCAAGTAGCGCCGTGAAGCCGGCCACCAGGAACAAGACGGTGAATCCGCCGGTGAGCGCCACAATACCGGCGCCGGCCAGCGGTGCAATTGCCTGCGGCACGGCATAGGCGATGTTCATGATTCCCAAGTCCTTGCCGCGGTCGGCCGCATTCGGCAGCACCTGCGTGGCCAGCGCTTGG
It encodes the following:
- a CDS encoding alanine racemase, which codes for MKLPDLRSVPADRPWTRPEAYWPALTAATLHLDPPLAVLCQEALAWNAADMLRRAGGKPIRVASKSVRVRGVVEELMKHDGYHGVLAYTLPEALWLAETVDDVVVGYPTTHREAIRRLATDESLAGRVTLMVDSVDHLDAVDAVLSPPDRFPVRVCLELDASWRPKLPGPVRAHIGVRRSPVHSPAEARALAELIAARRGFELVGMMAYEAQVAGLADAPPGKPVRGAAIRRIQRRSVAELHGRRAEAVAAVRGVADLEFVNGGGTGSIDSTAADGSVTEIAAGSGLFGPHLFDGYRSFSPAPAAAFALSVVRRPAPGIATLMGGGWIASGPAAPDRLPEVAWPAGARMVGSEMAGEVQTPLTGVGNLGVGDRAWLRHTKAGELSEHVNEFAVVSDDAVAETLPTYRGEGKAFL